From a region of the Fusarium verticillioides 7600 chromosome 9, whole genome shotgun sequence genome:
- a CDS encoding peptide chain release factor 1, whose translation MSATPWVCRTCTRALTRSHMRQFVRFATNDASPLLAPALLQRAQSLTSEHDDLQKTLNNSFDSSIAKRVGELSRVAEALKAWQTSQASVAELTSMLDDPDQDADLAAIARDELSSETGKLESLARRLSASLTPRHPFADFPCMLEFRPGPGGLEGRYFMDTLFKMYKALCMRRGYRHTVVKYEFADTAGDSSSSAGENPLQEAILEVHDQGAFDIFRSEAGMHRVQRIPSTETKGRVHTSAVAVWVLPSFPENGASNIDFDDPESDFYVNPQEVKIETMRARGAGGQHVNKTESAIRMTHLPTGTTVSMQDHRSQQRNREEAWKLLRSRIADQRREAREEEASNLRNSVLSKTQITRGDKIRTYNYNQDRCTDHRAGVDVHDLPNVLEGGEKLDRIMDGAKDWLVNKDIELLMTEEEAKEKLNGKK comes from the exons ATGTCCGCAACACCATGGGTATGCCGAACCTGCACAAGAGCATTAACACGCTCTCACATGCGCCAATTCGTGCGCTTTGCAACCAATG ATGCCTCACCACTGCTCGCACCCGCCCTCCTCCAGCGCGCCCAGTCCCTCACATCCGAACACGACGACCTCCAAAAGACCCTCAACAACTCCTTCGATTCCTCCATAGCGAAGCGCGTCGGCGAATTATCCCGCGTGGCTGAAGCGCTGAAAGCATGGCAGACCTCTCAAGCCTCCGTCGCCGAATTGACCTCCATGCTCGACGACCCCGACCAAGACGCCGATCTCGCTGCCATCGCCCGCGATGAACTCTCCTCCGAGACAGGAAAACTCGAATCCCTCGCCCGCAGACTCTCAGCAAGCTTAACGCCCCGCCACCCCTTCGCCGATTTCCCATGCATGCTGGAATTCCGACCTGGCCCAGGCGGTCTTGAAGGACGATACTTCATGGATACTTTGTTCAAGATGTACAAAGCGCTGTGCATGCGCCGTGGTTATCGCCACACGGTGGTAAAGTACGAATTCGCCGATACCGCAGGAGactcctcctcatccgccGGCGAAAACcccctccaagaagccatccTCGAAGTCCACGACCAAGGCGCCTTCGACATCTTCCGCAGCGAAGCAGGCATGCACCGCGTGCAACGCATCCCCAGCACCGAGACGAAGGGCCGCGTGCACACCAGCGCCGTCGCAGTCTGGGTCTTGCCCTCGTTCCCGGAGAACGGCGCCTCGAATATTGACTTTGACGATCCAGAGAGTGATTTCTACGTTAATCCGCAGgaggtcaagattgagacGATGAGGGCGAGAGGTGCGGGGGGACAACACGTAAACAAGACGGAGTCTGCTATAAGGATGACGCATTTGCCTACGGGCACTACTGTGTCGATGCAGGATCATCGGTCGCAGCAGCGGAATCGAGAGGAGGCGTGGAAATTGCTTCGTTCGCGAATTGCTGATCAGCGACGAGAAGCTCGTGAAGAGGAAGCGTCAAATCTGAGAAACAGCGTGCTCTCCAAGACGCAGATCACACGAGGTGATAAGATTCGCACATACAACTACAACCAGGACCGATGTACCGATCATCGCGCAGGCGTTGATGTGCACGACCTACCGAATGTGCTCGAGGGCGGTGAAAAGCTAGATCGAATCATGGATGGCGCAAAAGACTGGCTTGTAAATAAGGACATTGAACTCCTCATgaccgaagaagaagccaaggagaagctcaatggcaagaAATAG
- a CDS encoding hypothetical protein (At least one base has a quality score < 10): MESTPLQYPLGLKTDSLVKQVSEVLKSLTVTKAVGAFIVLFIIIPKVFDFLRNLFSPVTSIPGPLINKFSPWPLEIATFKGKSHRFARALHRKYGPIVVLAPGMISIGDSKEIKRIIQSEDWVKSEAIYGNFRQDFHRPTLLAFTEKKAYSRRKRMLSSMFGIRYIRSLEPLMKSCVDAGVAHLNKLCDNPSKSTIINLQHFIHGLAIDTIGVTTFGGSFHVVENGSHPLPSRLKAGMKISAVMQLISWIKYIPFLPKRDPYIEKFTFDIVDKRRKEAGAVKHQDLLQHLVDVCDDSPGSEFRTSDVQDESVILLAAGSETTANAELFTVIQLLKHPEKMKKLIAEVDKWYPPSEPDRATECAYSQTGMTYLQACIDETMRLIPGQATGSPREASKQEVLLGYKIPRGTTVFPNTQEAHLDGSIWEQPEKYIPERWLEIYSRNQTSAMPYWPFSAGSRICVGKNFAFQEMHISLTTLLRKFTFEYVPGQDETTVFRIAQQLEADSYKVRVKKRF; this comes from the exons ATGGAGTCTACGCCACTTCAATACCCTCTGGGCCTAAAAACAGATTCCTTGGTAAAACAGGTCTCggaggtgttgaagagcttgacagtCACCAAAGCTGTCGGCGCTTTCATCGTCTTATTTATCATTATACCAAAAGTTTTTGAT TTCCTCCGAAATCTGTTTTCTCCCGTCACATCAATCCCTGGccctctcatcaacaagttcaGCCCTTGGCCGCTGGAGATTGCCACGTTCAAGGGGAAGAG TCATCGGTTTGCTCGTGCCCTTCATCGCAAATATGGCCCCATTGTGGTCCTTGCTCCCGGGATGATATCTATCGGTGATTCTAAGGAAATCAAGCGTATCATCCAGAGCGAAGACTGGGTCAAGTCCGAAGCCATCTACGGGAATTTCAGACAAGATTTCCATCGTCCAACACTTCTCGCTTTtactgagaagaaggcctACTCTAGGCGCAAGCGCATGCTATCTTCCATGTTTGGTATCCGCTATATCCGTAGTCTGGAGCCTCTCATGAAATCTTGcgttgatgctggtgttgcacatctcaacaagctttGCGACAACCCTTCCAAGAGTACTATTATCAATCTTCAGCACTTCATTCACGGTTTGGCCATTGACACCATTGGAGTTACTACCTTTGGTGGTAGCTTTCACGTTGTCGAGAATGGAAGTCATCCTCTCCCATCTCGCTTGAAAGCTGGTATGAAAATCTCTGCTGTGATGCAACTCATCAGTTGGATCAAATACATTCCTTTTCTGCCCAAGCGAGACCCCTACATCGAGAAGTTCACGTTCGACATTGTTGATAAGCGCCGCAAggaggctggagctgtcaagcatcaagaccttctccagcatcttGTCGATGTCTGTGACGACTCTCCTGGCTCTGAGTTCCGCACCTCAGATGTCCAAGATGAGAGTGTAATTCTGCTGGCCGCAGGGAGTGAGACTACTGCAAACGCAGAGCTCTTCACAGTcatccagcttctgaagcatcccgaaaagatgaagaagctcattgCAGAAGTTGACAAGTGGTATCCTCCAAGTGAGCCCGACCGGGCTACCGAGTGTGCTTACTCTCAAACCGGCATGACCTATCTCCAAGCCTGCATCGACGAGACTATGCGTCTGATCCCTGGGCAGGCGACTGGAAGTCCCCGCGAGGCATCCAAGcaagaagttcttcttggctacaAGATTCCCAGAGGGACTACTGTTTTCCCCAacactcaagaagctcatcttgatggcagcatcTGGGAGCAGCCCGAGAAGTACATACCCGAGAGATGGCTCGAGATCTACTCTCGGAACCAGACGTCTGCTATGCCCTACTGGCCCTTCTCTGCCGGGAGCAGAATTTGTGTAGGAAAGAACTTTGCTTTTCAGGAGATGCATATTTCCCTAACAACCCTTCTGCGCAAGTTCACGTTCGAATATGTCCCGGGTCAGGATGAAACGACCGTGTTCCGCATTGCGCAGCAACTGGAGGCGGACTCTTATAAGGTTcgggtgaagaagaggtttTAA